A genomic stretch from Thunnus maccoyii chromosome 19, fThuMac1.1, whole genome shotgun sequence includes:
- the LOC121885157 gene encoding dual specificity protein phosphatase 26: protein MAFMSRFSRSRSSSRSPNRKDSERVSPNLTVSELERLLCTGKTACNHADEVWPRLYIGDQDIASDRRELAKLGITHILNCAQSKWRGGAEYYAGMSITYHGIEAHDSPTFDMSVNFYPAAEFIHKALTSGGKVLVHCTVGVSRSATLVLAYLMIRQNLTLVEAIKTVKDHRGVIPNRGFLRQLNGLDGILRESRKTSPQS from the exons ATGGCGTTCATGTCCCGGTTCTCTCGGTCCCGGAGCAGCTCCAGGTCTCCGAACCGAAAAGACTCCGAGCGGGTCTCCCCGAACCTGACCGTCTCTGAGCTGGAGAGACTGCTGTGCACCGGAAAAACTGCCTGCAACCATGCGGATGAAGTGTGGCCGCGACTTTACATTGGGGACCA AGATATCGCATCAGATCGGCGTGAACTGGCCAAACTCGGTATTACACACATCCTCAACTGTGCACAGAGCAAGTGGCGCGGCGGGGCCGAGTATTACGCCGGGATGAGCATCACTTATCACGGCATCGAGGCTCACGACTCCCCGACCTTCGACATGAGTGTCAACTTCTATCCTGCTGCCGAGTTCATCCACAAAGCCCTGACAAGTGGAG GTAAGGTGCTGGTCCACTGCACCGTGGGAGTGAGCCGCTCGGCCACGCTGGTGCTGGCCTACCTGATGATCAGACAGAACCTGACCCTGGTGGAAGCCATCAAAACAGTGAAAGACCACCGCGGCGTCATCCCCAACCGAGGTTTCCTCCGCCAGCTCAACGGCCTGGACGGCATCCTGAGAGAGAGCCGTAAGACGTCACCGCAGAGCTGA